The DNA region ttaaacggTAATTAAACAAAGATTTCATTTAAAGTATTAGTTGTATTAAATAAATGGACTAAGAGCAAAAAGTTGGTACTACAGTCTACTTAggttcttaaaataattattgaaGCTTTTGAAATTAGaagataaatatattttcattttacttTATAAACTTAGAGGTATTATAATAAGTCTaatagttttttgtttttgtaagagTGTTGGTATTTAAGAGCTTCGATTTGAtagtatttaaaaataggaaTACTTTTGAtattggaaaaaatatttaacaacttAGAGAAAATTTGTTCGTCTTTTTAACaagtttttttaagaaaagaaTGTCTTCAAATTTTATTTGGTTTCGGCATTAGGCATTATTTGAGCAATACCTAAGAagggttttttatttatttcgaaTATCTATTACCCTTTGCAAGCAAAGTTTTTAATAGTCATACCTCTCGACAAATAAAGACCAATCTGTTTATCAGTCAAAAATACTTCCAGAATTGTGTGTTTCTGTTATCAGGACTTATTTTAATGAGCCGAACAAGGACTTCCTTTACTTTTGAGCATGTCACTGGAGCCGCTTTCTTGTCAAATGAATGCGGGGAGAACGGCATTTGCAGATTGCAAACATTATAATATTCCGTATTCCGTACTCCTGCTCCCACACAGATGCCCTCTGACAGCTCGAGACTCGCTGCCTGTATCCTGTCCATCCTTACTGGATGTGTGCAAGGTCTGGCTCCTCGGCTCGGATCGCATTTCTTGCTTTGTTTGGCCTGTCTGTCTAGCTGTCAGTTCAGTTAGCTTTTGTTGGTAATTATTCAGATTTTGTTTGCATTTCATGCATAAATAAATCACCGAAAATTGCGACTCAAAACTATAAATGCCAAGTCATACATCTGTCACTATTTGGAGAGCAGAGATGGCGTTGGGATAATATTATTCTCGGACGGCACTAAAATGCAGCTGCCTCTCATTAGTACCCAGTCGCCCAGTGCCCCGTTCTGCTATACTCTAATTTAATCAAGTTGAATGGTAAGGGAAATTACGCTCTCTTTTTTTCGGTGGGTGCTTCAAAAAATGTACATCCACAACAAAAAGCGATGAAGAAACGGAAAATTACCATGGCTAACAACATTTGGGCTGCGAGTCCTTTATGTAAATTGCGGCCAAATTAGTGAGTCAAGGAAAAAAGGAATCCCAGCGCAGGTAAGAAAAACAGACACTTGGAGGTTACTAAGACAGCTTTGGCCCTCCGAAATTACTTAACCGCCGGGCAAGTGGCTGTACATAAAGATCCATTAGATGCCAAAGGTAAGTGGCTAAGCGACAACATCAGTGGTCCCATCATATTTTAATTTGCATTCAAATTAAATGGCATATCAACGAAATCCAAACATTGACATTTCTTGGGAAGTGCTGAGATGCCATGGCTTTTACTTCTTTGTAAATGGTTTGCGTCATTAAGAAGTGGGATGCCTCTATGAGTCGAAGttgaattttataatattttctgtaattccaatggctttcaAAATGGGAACggaaaactgcacttctagattccataacttcagTTATTGTATCCCGATTTTGAAATGGGACACCTCTATGAATTTACGGATGAATTCTTCAATattctacatttaaatttatctgTTTAATGAGGGTAAAaaatttaacccattttcatgttcgatttttccgtaattccaaagGCTTTCAGAATGgaaacccaaaactgcacttctagattccataacatTAGTTATTGTatcccgattttgaagtgggatacctctatgaatttggggttgaattctctaatactCTACATTTCAATTTATCTGTTTAATGAGGATCAAAAacttaacccattttcatgctCGATTTTTCCCAaattccaatggcttccagaatgggaacccaaaacaaCTTTaagattccataacttcagTTATTGTATCAcgattttgaagtgggatacctctatgaatttggggttgaattctctaatattctacatttAAACTTATCTGTTTAATGAGGGTCAAaaatttaacccattttcatgttcaatttttccgtaattccaaagGCTTTCAGAATaagaacccaaaactgcacttcaagattccataacttgagttattgtatcccgattttgaagtgggatacctctatgaatttgtggttgaattctctaatgtTCCGcattaaactatttttttgttaagagggtcaaaattttagccTAAAATAAAACGTATATTTCTATGGActaaaatcataataaatgaTAAACCATTTAAAAGGAAACTAGAAGTAGCAATTATTATACTCCCTATCTtgaattgttttaaaattaaggCGCTTCGGCAATGATTGGATGCGTATGCCTCGATGAACTTGATGATTTGATTAAAAGTTCCCGCAAAATGTGCTTCCCCGCTTAACCCGAAAGTCATTAGGGTTTCCATTTAATTCCCTAATCCGCAACATCCTTTTCCGCCGCCCCCTGGCAGAGTGTGTGTGATGGGGGCGGAATTCCTCTCCACTTACCACTTTCCACCGTCTCCAATATAATCCCCAAAGCTCGCTTTTCTTACGATCCAGTCCCCGTCCCAGTCCCATCGTTCTGGCCCCATAGACGACTGTCATCAACGACGTCAAAAGCGCTGCCCGCTGAGCCAACAATTAACAATTAAAACCCCAAAGCGCACAACTCAATTTTGCAATACACACAGCGAGTGGGGCAAACACTGCAATGGCAATTCCGTATATATATCCTTGTGAATATCCCACAGATAGCTGGGGATAGATAAGGGCAACCCGCAACAACAATATTCCGGCACCAATGGGCACTACTGCCACGGCTAAGTTCCCTGTGTGCTCGTCGCACTTACAACTAAAAACTTGTTACGTATttaattgcaattaaaaaGTTGTTTTGTAGTTACGAGTGTTGGTGCTCTTGGCTTTCTTCGGTTGGTGGGTGGTTGTTGGGCTGGCTTTCCCCGTTTTCCCCGCTCTGCTGCCGTTGTTTTGTCAGACAGTCAACAACAGGATGGCTTCGAAAGTGTCTCCAATAACAAAACCAGAACCGAAACCCCAAAGACTCTGGAGCTGGGATGAAGTCATTACAAGGCGAAATGAAAATGCGTGGAAAAGAAGCCAAAAGGGTTTTCCGCTTAATGACTTTGATGGTGTTTCGGTGCTTTCGGATAAAGGAACCAAATATCCCAGCCCGCCCCCGTTCTATGCTCCTCTGATTTCAACGATAGCACTCATTAGAGTTTTGCGATTTTTGGCTTAAAACTTTGGCCATAACAATTGGCCATGGCCATCATCGCGATTTTGACACAGAACACGAAACCATTGGGAAACTCACATCCAAATAGGAGGCAAATTGTCTGCTCCTTGGCCTCGTAAATAAATTACTttcatttgatttgatttcattTCACTGGGCAAAGCGTTAAAGATTAAGAAAGCTGGGGAAATCACTTCTTACAGCTTTATAACTATATTTAACTAGTGAAGTATTTTAAAGCAAAATCAGTTGTCTGGAAACACAAAAGAGAATTAAAATACATGACCTTTTTGGAAGGAAAACAATATTCAATTTTGTTTCCTATATCTAAATTTGTATCTTTTGGATCATGGCTTTTCAGGATGGATTCCTTTTGAATCCAAGAGATGCTGGTCAGTCTTTGGCTAGCTTTCCCTATTAAGCAGGATTAACCAAAGAAATTGAATAGAttttcctgctgctgctgttgctgctgaccGCCGCCAccttgctgctgttgctgctgccccTCGAAGAACTCGAGGCCGCCGCCAAAAGGACCTCTAATTATGAGCCCCtcttcctgctgctgctgctgttgaccTCCTCCAAAGCcgctctgctgctgctgctgttgttgacCCTGTTCCAGTCGCTCAATAAATCCGCCAAAAGGCCCAAACTGAGCTGATGCAAAGGCGAGCAGGGCCACAAACAGGAATATCTAACGGAGAAgttcaattaaaaatttttataaaagttaaaaaaatttgaagtTAAAATGTTCTTATTGCAAACTAGATATggaaaatcatttaaaataataatccTAACACAGTTGatggaaatcatatttctTAACTCatgataataaaatataaaatctcAAACCATCTGTAATAGTTCTTatgattttttctttttaggtattatttatattaatatataagcTACACATTTTCCTTTTACACTTTGTTTTTTATGAAAGCGAgcaaaataacattttgcaTATTTCCACTTTTTACTTAAATCCCTGTTGACCGATGGCAAAAATATCCTGAAGTTTTGATCTCTTAGCCCATACTTACCAAGAAtttcattttgaatttttgtttttttactCCACTGAATATCTTATTTGGCCGAATTGCTAAATTCAACTGTTTGAGCTCTGCCTGCTGGCTGTggatatttatttgatttttggaTTGGCTCACAACCACTCCAAACTGGTTGGACACGGTCCGAACGCAGCTCGGACTTCCCTTTTGCGCTGATCGTAGAACATTGTCTTCAACGGGGATTTTTTCCGGTGATGAGATGAGATGTTCAAGTATCTGGATCTGACGGGCCCACTAAAAAATACAGGTTTTCAATCAGCTTTTTCTGGCATATGCTCTTCGCTAATCAAATTAGTTGAGTTATTATTGTTTGAATATTTAGCTATATCACAATTTTTGCAGACGTCATTGGATTCCTCCTCAGTTTTTGTCTCATAAGTATTTGCACAATTGCTCggaaattataatatttgttgttgctgccgaaTAATACTTCCGCAAAGAGACGATAAACTTATTATTCCATTAAGCTCTGAAGTGATTTTTGAATAACCACTTCATTTTTAGGAATATTTTACAACGTCTGGAACTGGTTTGCGGCATCAAGCAAATTAGAATGATCTTCTTTTGTCAATCgcatttaattaaaagatGATAATTTGTTGGTTTGTTTGAGAGTTGGGAGTTTTTAATATCTAGGCTAATAAAGTTATTTATAAGactgtaaaaataaaattttgagAAACAATAGTAAGCATTGAACTAAAGACCTCCATAAAACATTGATTTAGGAAAAGGTAATGATCTTAAATCATTCGAATCTTTCATTTGAAAATGGTATGGAAAATTATAAATCACAgctttagttttttatattattattttattaatttaaactaTTTTGTTTTCTAGTGTGCTATTTCATAATTTAATAGCCTTAGAAGAAACTAccttgctgctgctgctgctgttgctcgCCGCCGCCGAATCCTCCGAATCCTCCGAATCCGCCACTGAAACCttcttgctgctgctgttgttgtccAAAACCGCCACTTCCAAATCCTCCACTGAAGCCttcttgctgctgctgttgctggccGAAACCACCTCCTCCAAATCCttcctgctgctgttgctgctgaccACCAAATCCTCCTCCGAATCCTCCGAATTGGGGCGCAGCGGAGGCGAAGGCAAGCAGGGCCACGAAAACGATGACCTGAAGAggttttcaaaataaaatagtcCTTAATTCCTGCGAGGTGTGTCTCTCAAGAGGCGTAACTCACCAAGAAATTCATGttgtgtttaaatttaaattcgatCTGTTGATATATCCCAATAGATGAGGACGCTGCGACGTTGCACTCGATACTGTGCCCTTTTCAGCAAGTCTTTCTCTATTTATACGATTTTTTCATAGTCGTCTAATGTGCGAATTTCGGAGGTTCTTTACCCGCATAGGAAAAAACAAGTCCCCAGACACTGGACTAGACGAGGGGGCTTTCCTCACAGCTGACCAGCGTTTCTCTTTTGATCCggttttgaatttgttttggTTATTGGCCGGTTTTATGGTTTGCGTTTCTTATCTTTGGGTGAGCAGGCGCCATTTGCGTGCtatttgatttgaattttaatagtttgctaattcatatttaaataGAGGCACGTTTCGAGGAATCAGTAAATTGAACTCAATTCGAAACTTTTGATTAAGAATTTCCCACTTTTGCTTAGTGACGCATTTGTTTGTTAGTTCTCAAAACATCTTGCTTCCTTATGTAACGATTTGCactaatttataatttataacaaataatttaaaatgttatataagCTTTGTTTAAAATCACTTTAAAAACCCCAATAATCAAACTAGAGGGTTTGAATTTCTAATTTTATATTCGGCCAAAGGTAAATGCAAATGTGATCATGcgaaaaacatattttctcaGTTTGGTTACATTTTGTAAAGATAAACACCTGCCATTGGCATAATCAAAAGAAACTTTTTTGTCGTTTTGTTATTTTGTCGGCGTTGATTTCAAGAGTTGTCCAaatggagaaaaccgagctcAATAGATAAGTGCTGCGAAGGGGAATCACCTGCAGCTGGGGAATACTTGGGACCCGCGAAAGACCCTGGAAATTTCCTTTTACCTCCACGACGAGGGTGAAGTGAAATTGCATTTGGTGTGCGGAGCCAGGGGCAATCGAGTTTGGCAATACGTGTTGCCTTTAACTTGGCTCTTAACCCTGCCAGCCAAAAAAGAGGGTGACGTGAATGACGACGACGACGGTGTCTTTTTGGCATACTTCAGTGGAGCGCATAAAGCCCTAAATGAATTTATTTGGCTCATTTAAAGCggctaatttatttttattttcattgaaTTTGTGTTAAGTCGGGCACGAGCTCCCCTCCCCAGCTGGCAAGTAAGCTGTTTAGTGTCTTTATCCGCCTGAAGTTGTACTACAGTTTCACTTAAGCCGGGTTACTTAAATCAAAGGGAGCCCTCCACTTCAAATAATCCACTACCTTAGGTCTAATCATAGAGAAGTCGCCGCTGGAAATGTGCTGTAATTTCGGTAAAATGTCTAATGAACCCTTTTCGGCCGGCCTAGAGGACCTCAAAATTGCAGAACAATGGGGCAAAAACCCTCTTCGTCGCGTGTCAAAGTTGCAACATTCAACACTCAACGCTCTTTGACTCCTTCGATTTTGATGGTGAAACAACACGACACCCAACGCCGTGCACTCAAATTTGTTCAAATTCATTTCAATTACCGTcaattttcaataattttgtTCAAATTATATTCCATTAGGTTCAAAGACCGAAAAACACTTTGCATAAACATAATTAGCCTTTGCGCGCAGCACAGATTTTTGGGCCATTCCTTGCTCTCTTATGTTTTAATGATGTTGAATTTATAATCGAATACTTGCGTCACAGATAGTCACATGGAAGGGTAAACAAGTTGGAAGTCTGATGACTAAACTGACTCAAAGAGTTAAGTTGAATGGggatttttatattaatggtaagaacattttttaaaagtcaaaGTTAAGCTGATCATTTATATGTGGGACCTACGTTGTAGAAACTAGAAGGTGGAAAcatttcaaacatttttttttgatctgAGAtttatctaaaaatattttttattttttattaagaattatattATCTTAGTTTTAACAACTTTATTAAGTAAATGAAATTGTTCTTAGTACCCTCCCTATTTTAAAGCAATTAGCCATaccttatttattatttgttagCAAATTTTTTTAGAGAAATGGTATCTTAGTTTCGAATTAACAagtataataatttttaaagattaatTAATTAGATTAGTACCCTCCCTATTTTAAAGCAATTAGCCATaccttatttattatttgttagCAAATTTTTTTAGAGAAATGGTATCTTAGTTTCGAATTAACAagtataataatttttaaagattaaaaatcgtaacaaattatttttatgaaaagGGAGTTCTGTATTACtttatgttatttttttttggaagaCTTTCATATTAATTGCGACAGACTTAGTAACTAAGTGAAGAGTCTCCCAATACCCTGCGCATTTTTGACCTACCTGGTAGCGTTTTCTCCGATCCAACGTCgtttaattttaaacttttGGCGCCAGTAAGTTCGTTTGACTTTTTCAGCACCCCGTGGACGCAGTGTCTTGGGTTATTTGGGTGGCTGGCAATGCATTAGCCCTGTCAGTATTTTATGGGAAATTCGGGGGAGGCTGCCACCTTCCTTCCATATGAATTTCACATGCTTAAGCCACAAACTTATGTGCGCGCACAGCTTGAAATCCACGCTCACGTAAACTTAACTGGAAACTAAAACCGAAAGAAATGGTATTCCGAAGAGGaagatgtcggctcttccgtATCTGGTGCCCGGGAACTTTGGCCAACATGTTAGCAGGGGCTTAGGACTTAGAACTCGACACTCAACAATTTTTGAGCCAAGTCAATGAGCAATTGACTGCCAAACGCACCTCCGCCACCTGCCTATATATAGATATGGTGTGTATATGCGGGGAAACTTCCTTGCACTCTCCAGGCATCTGCATATTTTTgcgcaaatatgttttaatatGGGGTTAGAAAAGTTTTCCACTGCACTCGCCTAGCTTCTTTTGGCGCCAAAGTTGGTTTTTCCTTCACCGGGGTTGTCTTTTTTTTACTAAGTGCTCTTCCGGCAGAAATGCGAGGAAAACTGAATTTTACTTTTTGATGGATGTTTGCGCAGAAGCTATTTCAAAACCAGGCCAAGAAGAGATTTTTGAAGGCTTTGGCTTGATTTTCCTAATCCCAATCAAGGGAGTGTTTTCTTAGTTTTGGGTAAAACGATTTTTGTTTTCAGGAATCTAGAAGTGTGCTGATTTATCCGGAAAATATACAGGTATTATTGAATTacataaaaatagtaaaagGAAAAATGTACACCAATGTATTAATCTATTATGTTACATATCAGGAAgtgcttttatatttttatgaacaacgattttgatttttagaaaactacaGCACAATTTAATGAACATTTGTTAGTAGAACTTCTTTATTAAATGTGTTCACCTGCATAAGAATAAAACGTGataccaatatataataagatttactcaaaatatttattggtGTTACTTAAAGAAAAGCTTAAAAAACTTTTGTAATGTTAGAGTAGGAGCTAGGTTCTAAAACactattgaaagaaattaaaatatcttAACTATTCTCATATGctttattttcttttccaATATACAGTCAATTTCGAAGCACTTATCGAAATAGTTATTTTTTGAAGACGATTTTAGGCACTTCAACTGCGAAACCTTCTAGGCACATTGCAGTGTCCTTAGGCCCTAATTGTATTTCTGCACCTGAACAAACTTTGGCCTTTAATCCCTGCGCCTGGCGACCAACAAAAGCGGCCCGCACTTAGGGCCTCACTCGAAGATTATGTCGCCTTGGTTTCGCCTGAGTTGAGAACGAGTAGTTTGCAGTTGGGTTGCCGAGTGAAGATGCATCTGCGGCGAGGAACGTGAAGAAGACGCCGACGAGGGGTCCTCAAAAGTTTGGTTTTAATTAAAGGAAATTTGCGTGCGTGGCACTTGATTTGTAGTTTTCCAGTGCTTCCGTGTGTGTGCGGGCGTTTTCCACCACCACCATCTACCCTTAAGccccataaaaaatataaatataattgaaaattcTAAATTGCAATTGCCGCAAGTGCTCCTCCATTTGCAGATGCCAAGTTTCCGAGTTGCCAAGATGCTGGGATGCTGCGAATACGGGCCTGCTCAGGTCTCAGTTCTCGGTTCCCAGTTCTGGGCAATTTCTCGTTCCCGCTCGTAATTAGAAGCAAATGCAAATTTACACTTTGAGTGTGTCGGTGATGACGGAAGTCATTGGTAAAACCTGAAGCTGCGGGTGGGCTCGAAGTTCCCGCTGTTTGTCGCTGTGTAAGTGCAGATATAATGAGAAAAGTTTCAGGTAATGCGAGGACTCTGCAACTGCCGGTTAAATCTGTTTTAGAGGAACCAATGCTCGCTTACCCTATTAATTCAGTTTACAAGAAACTTGCCGATTTTATAGGCAGATTTTGACAGAACTAATAATGTTCTTCAATTTGATTATATCCAGTTTGTTAACAGCTCAGCCAAGGATAATAAAACCATAGGTTAACCAcctaataaaatcaaaatgaaTTGTATATGATTCTAAGAATGATCTTGAAAACAATGTATTACTATTTTAAACCAGCTACCATATCGCTAACTTAACCGCAGCTTTTTAAACTTCTCGCAAATTCGAAATAATATTTGTTGGTTTATTACCGTAGTGAAACTCATTACATTACCTTACTTTATTACTTCCATTAGTCTAATTGTGCCCTAAAATATTTCCCCTTATCGGATTTAGGTTTATTAACACATAGTAAAGCATATCTAATTAGATCTAAACAGTCCCAAACCCTTTTTCCATAAAGTACTCACATTGATGGGTGATATCCATAAGCCCCACTCCCCATTGAAGTCCATTTCCCTACCAATCCATCTCGTTCTATACAAATGCACCTCATTCATGCCAAATTAATTACCGCAAAGCTATTAATCAACAAAAGGCGAGATAACCGACGGATAAACGCGTCCTTGCTTTTCGAGTGGGCGGTGGATGGAGAGGGGGGCGTGGCCCGGGGAATACCCCACGAAAAAGTTAATTTGGTGTATTAAAAGTAGCCACAGTAGTGGCAATAAGTTGTAATGGCCACAGGACGATAGACATCAGCGATGGTCGTCTGTGTGGCATGAAATCCTTTCAAGCGTGAAATGTccgaaatggaaatggaattACCATTTGGAGAGTTTCCTCTTTTGACTTTTAACTGATGGGCAACAAGTGGAAATGAATGAATGTCTGAGGGGAAAGTAATTAAAATCGCTTCGTTGTCGGCATTGCCTATCTGTGGCCAAGTTGAGACGGAACTTTTCCATATTTCAAATCGAGATTTTGAAACATTCGTTCCTCGGTCGCCAGGCCATGTTGTCAACCATGGCTTATAAGCGGCATTCCGGTTGAACGCACTTCCCTCAATTGGCCTTAGAACTGCCGCACACCCCATGTCCCTACTCCCATGGCCGCCCCGTTTGATCTACTTCTTAGTTGGTTTTTGCCTCACAAGCTTTTTGATGAGCGGCTGGGGCAACCGCAGGTAAATGAGTTTTGATATTGACATGAATTATGCGCCTCACTTGGCCCGGCAAATGGGGGCGTGTTTGATAAGTATCTATGTACGCACCTGCAAACATTCTTAAGTATTTCCACTTGTTAGGGTAGGACTTTATAAATTAACggatatattttaaataacttaCCTTGGGACGGTGGCTATTGCTTGAGACAATGTAGGTGGTTCTTTGGTTATTCCAATTAATTAACCAAATAACTAAAATTGTTTTGTAATGATATTCTTCTGAGTACTTACATACGCCTTTTTTTCAAtagtataatttgtttcaatacCAGATATTTTCCGACACAAGCCGAATTCTTGGTgcaaattattataaatataccaaacaaaaaaagaattatAGAAAAATCTAAGATAGTGAatttaaacatatatttttctatatgTATGTATTCCAGGTGAGCAATAAGTTCAAAATATTACACCAATGACTCCGAAGGGAAACTTATTCCATCCATCTCTTTAGGACGCGTTcagcaataaataaaatcaatgttCCCATTAGGTTACagcttaaataaaaataataattaaataaatgtcGAAAAAAAAGGGttcttaaaaactattttatgaAAACCCtttgaaattaataaatgtctTTATTTTCACAAATATTTGAGATAGTCCCAACCAAATACCAAAGATGGCGCCAGGTGACGTcgctaaatattatttatttttgaatccCCAAAAGTAGGCAATATTTGTGACCACACCGCTAAAACGTCACCCGATAGGTGGCGCTCCTACCTTAATTTATGTCCTAAGCCCCAAAAGTAGACCACATTTATTAACAGTCCAACGAACGTAGCCCGACAGGTGGCGTCgttacttttaattttaatccCCAAGAGTAGGCAACATCTTGAAACAGTCCGCTGAAAAGTAACCCGGCAGGTGGCGtctttacttttattttgtaacCCCTAAAGTAGGCAACACCTTGTAATAGTCCGCTATTTGATTGAGTAAGTTTCCAGTAAAAGCCAAGAGATGTCGCCAACTAAAAGCTTCAAAAGCTGGTTAGTTCTTATGGATTCCGATATGCTGCGCTATTATTGATTTAACTTTAGGAAATCTTTTTTTAAGGAAGTGAACgcaatagaaaataaaaagggCAAAAAATGGGCGTTGAGCCATGCCCTCAAATCGCATCAAACTGCCAGAGAATAAAATAAGATAAGTAACTTTTTAATTCAAGAAACCGATCTTAACATTGTTTCCCAAGCAATTAAGAAATTCAGTTTCCTTCAAGCAAATCATTCTAAAAACCACAAAATGTGCTCACAGCCATGGGCTATATGTAAATTCCATGGTCAAATGATCAAATGGTTCACTGTGCCAGCTACCGAGCTTCTATAGCCAGCGATGGGAGTCACAGACAGCGCAACCCAACCGAAAGAAAATCCATTTCCCTCCGATCCTCAGCTGCACTTGATACCCAAACCCATATCCATGCCCACCGGAAAAATCGCTCGCATGACTGGGAAACTGAGGAGTTGGCACTGCGGCCGTAATTGCTGTGGCACATTGGAGTGTTCCAGTTTCGGTCTTCCTCTTCTCGGGATCAGCCATGTTCGATTCGGGGATCGCCTCACGCACACCCATCGCAATCGACTGGTCATGCAAATCGCAGCCACTTGACCATGCCTTCGGTACTCCTTGGCCCACTGAACTCGAGCATGATCGCCATTATGGACAGAAAAATACttgaattattttaagaaaccgGGAAAaagttgtatttattttaagaaaccGGAAAAAGTTATTAGATCAATTTGAAgagattataaatattttatatgaaaTTGCTAGGATCCCCGCAATTTCTTATAgatataaactttaaataatatactatatatgaatgtatgtatattgaaaagtttaaaaataaaaaacaacgtTAAAGATAATATTGGAATTATCTAACCGTAATTGGCTTccgattaaaaaatgttttgtatGGTGACAATAGAAACagagaaaatattatattcggataattaataaataaaccaCTTAAAACAGCACCAAAAAGTGTAAGTCACATTTAAATGTATATTCTGTGATACAATATTTGGATTATCtacaaaaatacatatatcgtaatattaaaatatgaaattaGCCGCGGAAAAGATGACTTGACCTTTGATATTATATATCTTTCTTTTCATTACCCAAATCATAAACATTATTGTATACAGACATCTCTACAAAAAGAGATATTTGATAAGTGTTAATCGATAAAATCGGTT from Drosophila subpulchrella strain 33 F10 #4 breed RU33 chromosome 2L, RU_Dsub_v1.1 Primary Assembly, whole genome shotgun sequence includes:
- the LOC119547952 gene encoding cyclin-dependent kinase 8, whose product is MKFLIFLFVALLAFASAQFGPFGGFIERLEQGQQQQQQQSGFGGGQQQQQQEEGLIIRGPFGGGLEFFEGQQQQQQGGGGQQQQQQQENLFNFFG
- the LOC119547558 gene encoding single-stranded DNA-binding protein, whose translation is MNFLVIVFVALLAFASAAPQFGGFGGGFGGQQQQQQEGFGGGGFGQQQQQQEGFSGGFGSGGFGQQQQQQEGFSGGFGGFGGFGGGEQQQQQQQGSFF